In a genomic window of Kluyveromyces marxianus DMKU3-1042 DNA, complete genome, chromosome 7:
- the CFL1 gene encoding ferric reductase family protein: MKLLQLPTLLALLITFFARFSAAADFDKIFRDRPPVEKITTSCHQAIIALATFCLNPRDTTCVCRNDAYAGSYFNCVFDQIKDDTTKAAFFGMMEGMCHFNETYVLDTYHNATAHMVNVSTVPNYNRTIPITYPIYYSPLIYVANFKSMENFFNSYHHSFYYGGTLTGYLVGIFFFGGIIHWFGVLFPKKTASIKRLFLKARSVRLFKKHVVVPSLFNGTHAAPAPITGGFYPTRGHSVLIGGYFIMWIVFLCISYRSHVVGDVVYSTRSIYLSRVIADRAGIICVYLIIMTFLLAGRNNLFIWWTGWKQSTFFAYHKAVARTCVLSAVIHACCYVHYYKLTHGYSVYAVKQTFWKYGSVAVVAGGIMLLQANGKLRALNYEVFLYLHIMLAIAFMVGAWHHVKDFDFTIFVYFATAFWAFDRFVRVVRILSFGVKTAQVRLVHDEVLVVTMPRNKFWPVYPGAFGYIYFMKTSLFWQSHPFSVVESEDGKSINLYIKIKKGATSIIMKQMQKQGCDSMEMKVLFEGPYGSEHKLDHYDHVMVYSSGNGIPGVYPYIIKLLKAPGSEKKTIKFNWIIQTRKAVDWFRDELAALQRFSNVEVVIHVTRHNKPTNAFESSDNEKNIGNGQEPLMVELTDSSNISDDYVVKEMSNIDFKYERPCVDFIVREDLSCVPTGDVAVLSCCHGSICDAVRAATADLCGSRSAGTLDYIEELQAW; encoded by the coding sequence ATGAAGCTTTTACAACTACCTACGCTTCTTGCGTTACTCATTACATTTTTTGCTAGATTTTCTGCCGCTGCTGACTTTGACAAAATATTTAGGGACAGACCCCCAGTAGAGAAGATTACAACATCATGTCATCAAGCCATCATTGCATTGGCAACTTTTTGTCTTAATCCTAGGGATACCACATGCGTTTGTAGAAACGATGCTTATGCAGGTTCTTATTTCAACTGTGTGTTCGACCAGATAAAAGATGACACGACAAAGGCTGCATTCTTTGGTATGATGGAAGGAATGTGTCATTTTAATGAAACATATGTGTTAGATACTTATCACAACGCTACTGCACACATGGTAAATGTCAGTACCGTGCCAAATTACAACCGTACTATTCCAATCACATATCCAATTTATTACAGCCCATTGATCTACGTCGCCAATTTCAAGTCAATGGAAAACTTTTTCAACAGTTATCATCATTCATTTTATTATGGTGGAACATTGACCGGATACCTTGTAggcattttcttttttggtgGTATTATTCATTGGTTTGGTGTCttgtttccaaagaagaCAGCTTCTATCAAGAGACTATTCCTCAAAGCAAGATCCGTTCGCTTATTCAAAAAGCATGTCGTTGTACCCTCGTTATTCAATGGTACTCATGCGGCCCCGGCTCCTATAACCGGCGGTTTCTACCCTACAAGAGGTCATTCGGTTCTAATTGGTGGCTATTTCATTATGTGGATAGTATTCCTTTGTATCAGCTATCGTTCGCATGTCGTTGGTGACGTGGTTTACAGCACGCGCAGTATTTATTTGAGTCGTGTGATTGCCGATAGAGCTGGTATCATATGTGTGTACCTCATCATCATGACATTCTTGCTGGCTGGTCGTAACAACTTATTTATCTGGTGGACTGGCTGGAAGCAATCGACGTTCTTTGCTTATCACAAGGCCGTGGCAAGAACATGTGTCTTGAGTGCTGTCATTCATGCTTGCTGTTACGTTCACTATTATAAATTGACACACGGCTACTCGGTGTATGCTGTGAAACAGACATTCTGGAAATACGGATCCGTTGCTGTTGTAGCAGGGGGTATTATGTTGTTGCAAGCCAACGGGAAACTAAGAGCGTTGAACTATGAGGTGTTCCTATACCTTCACATTATGCTGGCAATAGCCTTCATGGTCGGAGCATGGCATCATGTGAAAGATTTCGACTTTACTATTTTCGTTTACTTTGCAACAGCCTTTTGGGCTTTCGACAGGTTTGTTAGAGTGGTTAGGATCTTGAGTTTCGGTGTGAAGACTGCCCAAGTGAGACTAGTCCATGACGAGGTGCTCGTGGTGACCATgccaagaaacaaattctGGCCCGTGTACCCCGGTGCGTTCGGATACATTTACTTTATGAAAACCAGCTTATTCTGGCAGTCGCATCCATTCTCGGTTGTCGAGAGCGAGGACGGGAAGAGCATCAACCTGTACATCAAGATCAAAAAGGGAGCCACCTCCATCATCATGAAGCAGATGCAGAAGCAGGGCTGCGACAGTATGGAAATGAAGGTGCTCTTCGAGGGCCCTTACGGATCAGAACACAAACTGGACCACTACGATCATGTGATGGTATACAGCAGCGGGAACGGTATCCCCGGTGTGTACCCATACATCATCAAGCTATTGAAGGCCCCAGGCTCCGAGAAAAAGACCATCAAGTTCAACTGGATCATCCAAACGAGAAAAGCCGTGGACTGGTTCCGCGATGAGCTGGCGGCCTTGCAAAGGTTCAGCAACGTGGAAGTAGTCATCCACGTGACCAGACATAATAAACCAACAAATGCCTTCGAGTCAAGCGACAACGAAAAGAACATCGGAAACGGCCAAGAGCCGCTGATGGTCGAGCTCACCGACTCCTCCAACATCTCAGACGATTACGTCGTCAAGGAAATGTCAAACATCGATTTCAAGTACGAAAGACCATGTGTCGATTTCATCGTGAGAGAAGACCTGTCCTGTGTCCCCACGGGTGACGTCGCTGTGTTAAGTTGCTGCCATGGATCCATCTGTGATGCGGTCAGGGCTGCAACTGCAGACTTGTGCGGCTCCAGATCCGCCGGAACGCTAGATTACATCGAGGAATTGCAGGCATGGTGA